The Populus nigra chromosome 4, ddPopNigr1.1, whole genome shotgun sequence genome contains the following window.
GTTGGAAGAGCAGATGTGAATGACAAAAGAGATCTGTTATCATTTGCATATATACAGTTGACAATTAATCGCGGGTTTTTGTTCGGATTTGCATCACAGATGTTTGCCTTCAccattttccctcttttttttttttgtttataatttttttcccatttcatGTTTGTCTGCTTCCACGAAGAGAGAAGTGAAGTTCCACGTTGAGGACAAATGATCGTTGCGTCTTTGTTGTAGATTCATGTCCAGTCAGGATTATTTCAATGAACTTGAGTGGTTTCAATAGGCAAATATATGCTGTACGATCGCCCAATTGTGATAAAATATCTGGATGTGGATTGGGTGATCTCAAAACAGGCGCCAAGCACAAGAGATGGCTGCTGGCTTAGTTGGTGGATTGATGAGCTCCTGGCTGAAATATATATTCTCTGGGAATACAGACTCGACAACGTGGGAAACCTTCTAGAGGAAGGAATGAAACATAAACTATGATCGCTCAAGTATATTCCTCGCTATATTTTTCTGATTCATAAAAATACTTGCCTTGAGATTTCTGCCCCGCCTTCATCTCCCAAATAACTAAGCATTTCTCTCGTTTTCCCACGTTTCAGTTTCCATTTTCATCACCGGAAAAACAACCTTCCATTAAAAGCACAAAAGTCGACCAATGTCGACGATGTGGACAAATCCCTGGCAGAAGGGAGATGTAGAGGTTGAAACATATCCAGCTGTACTGGACGGTCCTAGGAACCGCTGGATCTTCATTAGAAAAGTTTATATAATAATTGCCATACAACTGCTAGTTACAGTTGCGGTGGCAAACACAGTTGTCTCAGTCCATCCCATTTCAAGCTTTATCGTGCACACTACGGCGGGACTGGCTGTATACGTAGCTATCATTGTTATTCCTTCTATCGGCACGTTTTTTTACCTTGTTCTGTTTTTGGGTTGATCTATTGCTTTGTTTTAATCTCTCTCAAAAAACATGTGCAGTTTAGTGTCCATTGTATTATTTACACCGGCTTCGTCCAGTGAATTATCTTCTCCTTGGGATTTTTACCATTGCTCTCGGGCCTCTGGTTGGACTTACAAGTGCGTTTACCAGTGGTGTTTTTGCTTATGACTTTGAGAGTAAATTTTGTATGATTAAATCTTCAGTTGTTTGATCATAGTACCATTACCTTGTACCTCCGAATGCCAAGTATTTTTGTTCAAACTCCTGCTTTCACATTTGTTCCAAGTATTCCTTCCATTTTAGAACATAATAGGAAGCAGTTTCAACCATGTAGGTGCCTTGTTTGATTCAATTAGCCTTATTTTCAATAGGTTCCATTGCTAGTCGACTGGCGAATTCTATTAATTCCTACTCGTTTCAACAATTGGATCACTGATGATGCTTTATCGTGATTTCATAACAGGGAAGGTTATTTTGCGTTCTGCCGTCAAAACTTTTGCGGCCGTGGTTTGTCTCACTCTGTACACTTTCTAGGCGGCAAGGAGACTGAGGTCATGATTTCAGCTTCCTTGGGCCCTTCTTGTCTGCTTCCCTGATTGCTATTCTGCTGTTTCCTCTGATCCGGGTATATACATTAAGAGTTTGCTGCTCTCTTGAACTCAACAAGGACGTTTTTCCACCTGAtgtttcatttcattttgttgCTCATAAAATGCAGTAAACCATAGGTGATTAATTATGGCTTTACCATAACTCACGTATAATGATTCAGTGGAGAAGTATTTCTGCACCAACTCCAGGAAGACTTGCACCAAAAGGAAAGAACATCACCTAGCAAAATTTTACTGGAAGAAATTTGGGAAACCaccattttcaattaaataacaCCATCTAATTGTAGTCAACTTCTTTAACGTGCCATAACTACAGTAGTCTGCTTCCCTTACTTCGGTCAAACCGAAGATGTAAGCATATACATGATTTTTTACCCTCTAGTTTCGTTTTAGTGCCGAAAGCAAACCTCTTTTATGCCTGCACTGCACTTACATTTCCGAGAAGGACAAAATCAACAGTGGTTCCGGTAAGTTCAGAAGCCTAGCTAATTAGTCATAAAAACAAACCCATTGCCTTTAGTTCTAGTGGAACTCTAGATTGGGATTCTGTTCTTTCTTTGGGATACAATTGAGAGAAGCCTTGAAACTCCTTGAGTCCAGATATCATGTTCCCTCTGGTTCTTGCACTCGAAGTCCACAATACCTCTTGTTAGTGTTTTCAGTCCAAAGTATCGACGCTGATCTCCACCCTCTAACAGATGTCTCCCTGGCCATGTTGGCAAATCCTTGCAAACCTCCAACACCACATCTGTATCTCACAAGACATGTCAGTAAGTGTTAGGGTATTAGAATTACAATTTGTGCTCCTAAGTAATTGGCGGAGCTGGTAACAGGATActaactctttttctttttggtgatAGTTCCTGCAATATGTCTGCTCTTCATCTTTAGCATCACctacaattaaaaaagatatgatTTCAGGTGAATTATGTAGAAATTGGAAGTTAGTTAATAAGATGTTAaacaaaacatttcaaaaaatctCACCTGTCCTGTTCTGTGTATGTAAACAGAGACACTTTTCCAGTGCAGATCGCCTGCAATGACATCAATGTTAACtgctatattttgttttctccaGAGGAAAGGAAATATAGAAAGACTGACGGATGTAGACCGTTTAATATTCAGTTCCGAGGTGATAAAACTAACCAGAtgaaaaaaggttaaataattaatttaccttGGCGGGTGCGCTTGAGAAGCTCACTGCCCCTGGCGAGGAACTCTACACTACAGGCACCCGAGAAATTCTCCCCATTGGAAAGCTCACCGCTGTAGCTTCGGTTATGATGGACATAATTTCCCACACCATAGATTCCGATGCCTCTATCCATTGGTATTACAGCTGCAACGTTCAAAACATCCTTTAATGCTCTTGCCTTCAAGGTTGCTGCCCCCCGTAGAGCTGAACAGGAAACGAAAATAATTGAATGCCACTTTTCATCCAGAAGTGCTTTAAGATTAAGGGACTGTAGCAGCTATAACAGTATTTGATGGACATGAAACTTATGTTAAAAACATCGTCGACACGCCAAATTTTGTCACATTTGCAGGCAAAAGTGGCTTGTATGGGATGATCATCAAGTATGTCTTAACAGCCCAAAAAGAGACCCAATTCACCAAACGATTTAAGTATAACTTCGATGGGCTATCTTAAATTTTCTACTAACAAAATGTGGGCTAGAAACGGGCAGTTTGCAGGAATACTTGCAAAAAATTATCAGACATAATGTGAAAACTCATTACCAGTAGCTGCAGCTGCTGTTAGAGTGGTGATATCATCATGTGAATGAACATTCACAGCAGAGGTCACTACTGAAGCAAGATGGTCACGCTCAGCGCCCATAGCCTCAGCAGCCTCCACAAACTGAGCAGCCACCAATGTAGCCGCAGATGCCACAGCCATGTCAGTCTTGGTCAATTGCTCATTCTTTCCTGATGCTGAAGAAGCTGTGGCTGCTGCAATGGCTGCTATGGCAGAAGCCACAGCAGCAACTGAAACAGCTGCATGGAGCTGCGCATTTTGGGCTCTagtttcttctttccttttctcctttctGTCTTTCAACCACCTCCCAACTGTCTTGGCTCCACTTGGAGGGGCACCACTACCAGGTCCAGCACTGGCACGGCCACCACTGAATAGGGGGTTCAAGGTGTTGTGAGAACGAAAATACTGCACAGAGAACGCAAAAGTATCATCAGCAACAAATGTGCATGTACAACTAGAGAGGTTGTACGTCATTCCAGCTTTGAAAACACTAATTTCTGCTCATTTCCTTaaggagaaaataaaacaaaatacagtAAGCTTGCATACACATCTATTTGAAACTGAAAGGATGATTCTTTGGGATAAATGGTGCGAGATTGGAAGAATCAGATCACAGATATATCCTGCAATTTTTACAAGGAGACCAACTCTGTTGATGGGAGAATTTGGAAGCTTGCAGATATTTTTTTGTACTAGTGTCCTGAATGGTTCTtcagagttattttttattaatgaattcgACCACATCAAAGGACAGGGTGAGAATTTTTCAAAAGTATGTAATCATGTCCTGATTGTGTTCACATGCCAgggtaagaaataaaaaaataaatgatttattattattattattattattattattatacttgaAACCATCACATCTTTAAATTCTTTAGTGCATGCTAGAAAAcacattcttgaaaaaaaataactaaatgatGGACTCAAAATTCTAGCTTCAAAGTAATGTAAAGCAATAAGATCAGTTCAGTTCAGGTAATGGAAACATGTTGTCAAACTAATTAATCATGCACAATttagaaaaacatgttttacaACATGGGTGGACggtgtttataaaaaatttgaatttttatgtttaaaattaattttgtttttatttgatattaaaaaaattattttaatatatttataaataaaatacactttaaaaaataataactatctCAATATCAAATTCTACCTTTCCCATGAAAAATGCCAGGGTCTGCTATGGAGTAACAGCTCATCTCAGGCggcaccctttttttttttttgtttctctttcaagATTATGGAAGACTACAACAAAATTGGTATGCGTTTGGTAttgtatgatttttaaaaatattttttatttaaaaatatattaaaatatttcttttatttttaacataacacattaaaattataaaaaaatacttaaaaaaaaatcgaatacGCAATTACAAAGAGCCTTACGTGGAAAAGACAACTCAAAATGATGTTAAGGGGAAAAAAGTGTCATTGGAGCAAGACAAAAGCTTACAGGTGGTAGAatgtcttctctctctctctagcctCTACCCCGAGAAAACttggaaaaaatagaattaCATGAATTATcttcaaggaaaagaaatgtaGACAAGACCTTAACAATGTCTTCAAATTCATCAGAGGGTGAAATTGGGGGGCTGTCTGATTCCGTCAAGTTCAAAGGTCCACTGCTGTGAGAGAGCCTCCCTGAAGCCAGCGGCGACACTTCCTACAACACCAAGAATCATTTAAAtgtaaaatcataaacttgaCCAAGAGTTCCTCAAAATGTCACAACATAAGAGAAAATGGCTTCTTGTCTGAAAACATAACAACTGGCCAGTCAAAATTAATCTCAAAACTTTCAAGCCTGTGATTATTTGGACTTACTGATTGTGACATGATACGTTCAAGTACAAGCTGGGAAGTAGCAGAAGAAGCAAAAGGAAACTGGTTGGCAAACGGATTAGTATGCACAATCTCCTCGGTCATCTCACCAGTGACATCTTCAGGTATAGAAGAAGCATCAGTACAAGTAGAGCTGCTAGCAGACTTGTTAGAGGCCATGCAAGAGAGGGATTTTGAGACTTCAAGAGCTGAGACACTCCATGACCTTGACAAGAACTCCATTGGCAGTTTTGGGCTCTCTGGCAGCGGAATATTGCTGCAGACTGGGCTGTAAGCTGGCCGGCGAAGGTTGAGCGTAGGGATCTCTTCCATAATAGCTGTTGAGTCAAGAAGAGAGTCTGTGGGGTTGGAACTAGTAGCGAGTAGTACAAATTTTGAGCCGCAAAGGTTGCAGGAGCCTAGGGGCCAGTCACTTTATAGGACCAAAGGGGGTCGATGGTCTATGCCTCCATGGTtgctttttgtaaatttatggTAAGGTCTGGTACACGGTAAATAAAGTACTTCACGTGGCATGATATTTTGGAACCTGATATCAGCCCTCTATGATCGGTTGAGCTAATAATTATCTACAGTATTAACAAAGCAGCACTAAGAGCTACTCTATCATTTttagtaatgatttttttatcatattttatatttataaatacattaaaataataattttttatttttaaaatttatttttaatattaatatattaaaacaattaaaaataattatttcaaaatcaaaaaaaaaattcaaaaaaatcggTGCCTAAAATTCCAACACCCGGCaataagttaaaaattatttttctaaatgtttttatatgaaaaattacaaaatcaatagttttaaaagtgattttcaataaatttttcgTTACTATATTAAcatgattgaaaatatatttaaaatgataaaataaaaaatatgtttaatattatggtatataatattttttaaaagtgttttttgtttaaaaatatattaaaatatattttttaattttttaaaaacaatattttaaaatcataaaaaacactaaaaaaataataatttgatatgtttttaaaataaatatatttaaaaaaattaaaacaaaaaatattgcaatTATAAAcaggttaaatattttttttctctaaataatGGGTACAATCAACATTTAATGCAATGGGACATGTAGTTTTTTATACAGATCCTGTTCAAAATTCTATAATGGGGACACCTTAAGAGCTCCGAGAAAGGGAAGCAGGGAGAGGCTAGGAAGCACGTTCGATGGGGACCATTGTGATTATAtatgcccccctgacgaatgtctCCGAGGCTCGGCGACATCCCACGCTGACAAGCTTCAGAGGTCCAAACAAATTTAGGTTCACAGTTTTGCCTCTACAATCTCAGACACAAAGCTGCCTGCCCTGTCCATTTAAGAGAAGGGAGA
Protein-coding sequences here:
- the LOC133691886 gene encoding VAN3-binding protein-like; translated protein: MEEIPTLNLRRPAYSPVCSNIPLPESPKLPMEFLSRSWSVSALEVSKSLSCMASNKSASSSTCTDASSIPEDVTGEMTEEIVHTNPFANQFPFASSATSQLVLERIMSQSEVSPLASGRLSHSSGPLNLTESDSPPISPSDEFEDIVKYFRSHNTLNPLFSGGRASAGPGSGAPPSGAKTVGRWLKDRKEKRKEETRAQNAQLHAAVSVAAVASAIAAIAAATASSASGKNEQLTKTDMAVASAATLVAAQFVEAAEAMGAERDHLASVVTSAVNVHSHDDITTLTAAAATALRGAATLKARALKDVLNVAAVIPMDRGIGIYGVGNYVHHNRSYSGELSNGENFSGACSVEFLARGSELLKRTRQGDLHWKSVSVYIHRTGQVMLKMKSRHIAGTITKKKKNVVLEVCKDLPTWPGRHLLEGGDQRRYFGLKTLTRGIVDFECKNQREHDIWTQGVSRLLSIVSQRKNRIPI